In the Mycoplasma zalophi genome, one interval contains:
- the thiI gene encoding tRNA uracil 4-sulfurtransferase ThiI, with protein MKKILLRYGELTLKGKNRINFIKVLENNLKKKMEGEVVVTFDRAFISYSENNVNQLQYIFGLSSYSIVEEIDTTWDNIVNCVLEEAKQFKFNSFRIQTKRSDKNFMFSSQETNEKLGGIILKNFENSYVQLKDSDLTIYVEIKAKKSFVFSNYNYTRGGMPVGISGKTLHLMSGGIDSPVAANLMQKRGLIVDFINFITPPHTDFFTTQKVEELITQITKYQLKSTLFQINYTKIMNYLALVSNQKYKITLMRRSFYRIADAIAKKFHYTALSNGENLAQVASQTLESINVIQEVTNLPIFRPLVSFDKNDTIKIAEQINTYEISIRRACETCELFAPKEPVTKPNLQEALKLEEELPRLKELETEAIENVTIYHFTNK; from the coding sequence ATGAAAAAAATCTTATTAAGATATGGGGAATTAACTTTAAAGGGTAAAAATAGAATTAATTTTATAAAAGTTTTAGAGAATAATTTAAAGAAAAAAATGGAAGGTGAAGTAGTTGTAACTTTTGATCGTGCTTTTATTAGCTATTCTGAAAATAACGTAAATCAATTACAATATATTTTTGGATTATCAAGTTATAGCATTGTTGAAGAAATAGATACAACTTGAGATAATATTGTTAACTGTGTATTAGAAGAAGCAAAACAATTTAAATTTAATTCTTTTAGAATTCAGACAAAAAGATCAGATAAAAACTTTATGTTTTCTAGTCAAGAAACTAATGAAAAATTAGGGGGAATAATTTTAAAAAATTTTGAAAACTCATATGTACAATTAAAAGATTCTGACTTAACAATATATGTTGAAATAAAAGCTAAAAAATCATTTGTGTTTTCAAATTATAATTATACAAGAGGTGGAATGCCTGTTGGAATAAGCGGCAAAACACTGCATTTAATGAGTGGTGGAATTGATAGTCCTGTTGCTGCTAATTTAATGCAAAAAAGGGGATTAATAGTTGATTTTATTAACTTTATAACTCCGCCACACACTGATTTTTTCACAACTCAAAAAGTAGAAGAATTAATTACACAAATTACAAAATATCAATTAAAATCAACATTATTTCAGATAAATTACACAAAAATAATGAATTATTTAGCACTTGTTTCTAATCAAAAATACAAAATTACTTTAATGAGAAGAAGTTTTTACCGTATTGCTGATGCAATTGCAAAAAAATTTCATTATACTGCATTATCTAATGGTGAAAATTTAGCACAAGTAGCTAGTCAAACGTTAGAAAGCATTAATGTTATTCAAGAAGTGACAAATTTACCAATTTTTAGACCTTTGGTAAGTTTTGATAAAAATGATACCATAAAAATAGCAGAGCAAATTAACACTTATGAAATAAGTATAAGAAGAGCTTGTGAAACATGTGAATTATTTGCTCCTAAAGAACCAGTTACAAAACCTAATTTGCAAGAAGCGCTAAAATTAGAAGAAGAATTGCCAAGACTAAAGGAATTAGAGACAGAAGCAATTGAAAATGTGACCATATATCATTTTACAAACAAATAG